A single genomic interval of Rosistilla ulvae harbors:
- a CDS encoding GIY-YIG nuclease family protein: MSTSSSPQTPSESSQPSSSPSGWFVYIVRCGDGSLYTGITKDLRRRLKQHNAGTASRYTRVRLPVAFVYQETQPDQSSALKRELAIKALTRPAKDRLIGSETNRLGELDCSP; encoded by the coding sequence GTGTCGACGTCATCCTCGCCGCAAACGCCATCCGAATCCTCCCAACCGTCGTCATCCCCGTCGGGGTGGTTCGTCTATATCGTGCGCTGCGGCGATGGCTCGCTGTACACCGGTATCACCAAAGATCTCCGTCGGCGGCTGAAACAGCACAATGCCGGAACCGCCTCGCGCTACACTCGGGTTCGGTTGCCCGTGGCGTTTGTCTACCAGGAGACGCAGCCGGATCAAAGTTCCGCACTAAAGCGAGAACTGGCGATCAAAGCGCTCACGCGACCGGCGAAAGATCGTTTGATCGGTTCGGAAACCAATCGACTTGGGGAACTGGATTGTTCGCCGTGA
- the bufB gene encoding MNIO family bufferin maturase produces the protein MTDSNRQPSSATSGLGLGVGLRTAHFAHILEHQPAVDWFEIISENFMDCQGRPRYVLDQIAERYPIVMHGVSMSIGSSDPLNLEYLRKLKRLADEIGARWVSDHVCWTGIAAKNTHDLLPIPYNEESLRHVCDRIRIVQEILERPLVLENPSTYVTFRDSTMSEWEFIRRMTIESGCQLLLDVNNVYVSSVNHDFSPTEYLDSIPADRVVQFHLAGHTDLGTHCIDTHDGRVVDRVWELFRYAYQRGIRASTLLEWDANIPEFDVLHAEVLKAKAYLMSAQAEPSDVDDVSPELASVRPTIPVETTVDRAAATRRNAIPQPALFSRAEVE, from the coding sequence ATGACCGATTCGAATCGACAACCGTCGTCTGCCACATCCGGCTTGGGGCTTGGCGTCGGGCTGCGGACCGCCCACTTTGCACATATTTTAGAGCACCAACCAGCGGTCGATTGGTTTGAGATCATCTCGGAAAATTTCATGGATTGCCAGGGGCGTCCACGCTACGTTCTCGATCAAATCGCCGAGCGGTATCCGATCGTGATGCACGGGGTTTCGATGTCGATCGGCAGCAGCGATCCCTTGAACCTCGAATACTTGCGAAAGCTGAAACGACTGGCCGATGAGATCGGGGCACGCTGGGTTTCGGATCACGTCTGTTGGACCGGGATCGCAGCAAAAAACACACACGATCTGTTACCAATCCCTTACAACGAAGAATCGCTGCGGCACGTCTGCGATCGAATTCGGATCGTTCAGGAAATCCTCGAGCGGCCGTTGGTCCTGGAGAATCCAAGCACCTACGTCACCTTCCGCGATTCGACGATGAGCGAATGGGAGTTCATCCGCCGGATGACGATCGAAAGCGGATGCCAGTTGTTGTTGGACGTCAACAACGTCTACGTCTCCAGCGTCAACCACGATTTTTCACCTACCGAATACCTCGATTCGATCCCCGCAGATCGCGTCGTTCAGTTTCATTTGGCGGGGCACACCGACCTGGGAACCCACTGCATCGATACGCACGATGGCCGCGTTGTCGATCGCGTCTGGGAGCTGTTTCGATACGCTTACCAACGCGGCATCCGGGCTTCGACGCTATTGGAATGGGACGCCAATATCCCCGAGTTCGACGTGCTGCATGCCGAGGTGTTGAAGGCTAAGGCTTATCTGATGTCGGCGCAAGCGGAGCCGTCGGACGTTGATGATGTTTCGCCGGAATTGGCCAGCGTGCGTCCGACAATTCCCGTCGAGACGACCGTCGATCGGGCGGCGGCGACGCGTCGCAATGCGATTCCGCAGCCTGCGTTGTTCAGCCGAGCGGAGGTCGAATAG
- the pyrF gene encoding orotidine-5'-phosphate decarboxylase, whose translation MSENAAFGDRLAQAVTDKKSVVCVGLDPRFEQLPTGLRDAAAASPQGRAAAFSQFCREIIDVVAPLVPVVKPQAAFFEQLGPHGTMALAETIEYAHRKGLMVILDGKRNDIGSTAAAYASAYLGAGDRSAWGSDALTVSPYLGADSIEPFVEMCDSRQAGIFVLVKTSNPGGGLLQDRRGEDGSVYEAVANLVTQQNADRLGTSGYGPVGAVVGATYPEQLAELRQRMPSAWILIPGFGAQGGSAADVAAGFDDKGLGAIVNNSRHIIFAHARPEFKESFGDARWQEAVEAATRQMNEQLQR comes from the coding sequence ATGAGCGAAAACGCAGCATTTGGCGATCGATTGGCACAAGCGGTTACGGACAAGAAATCGGTTGTTTGCGTCGGGTTGGACCCGCGATTCGAGCAATTACCAACCGGTCTACGCGATGCGGCAGCCGCCAGTCCGCAGGGTCGCGCCGCGGCGTTCAGCCAATTCTGCCGAGAGATTATCGACGTCGTGGCCCCTTTGGTTCCGGTCGTCAAACCGCAAGCTGCCTTCTTCGAACAATTGGGGCCCCATGGCACGATGGCGCTTGCCGAAACGATCGAATATGCCCATCGCAAGGGTTTGATGGTGATCCTGGATGGCAAGCGGAACGATATCGGTTCGACCGCGGCCGCCTACGCTTCGGCCTATCTCGGTGCCGGCGACCGCAGCGCATGGGGCAGCGACGCATTGACGGTCAGTCCGTATTTAGGGGCTGACAGCATCGAACCGTTTGTCGAGATGTGCGACTCGCGGCAGGCGGGGATCTTTGTCTTGGTGAAGACATCGAATCCCGGCGGCGGGCTGCTGCAAGATCGCCGCGGCGAAGACGGCAGCGTCTACGAAGCGGTTGCCAATCTGGTCACTCAACAGAATGCCGACCGGCTGGGAACCAGCGGCTACGGACCGGTTGGAGCGGTTGTTGGGGCGACGTACCCCGAACAACTCGCCGAACTGCGTCAACGGATGCCGTCGGCTTGGATCCTGATCCCGGGCTTCGGCGCTCAAGGCGGATCGGCTGCCGACGTCGCTGCCGGTTTTGATGACAAGGGACTCGGCGCGATCGTCAACAATTCGCGTCACATCATCTTTGCTCACGCCCGTCCGGAGTTCAAAGAGAGCTTTGGCGACGCGCGTTGGCAGGAAGCTGTCGAAGCGGCGACCCGTCAGATGAACGAGCAACTGCAGCGATAG
- a CDS encoding response regulator transcription factor has protein sequence MTEPTSSASLESNADPITRGLDAEALGASSIIVVDDTFVLRDRLSLAFQQRGFRVEQAGDYDEAIARFSSRPTDLAVIDLRMPGRSGLDLLISIKRIHPETKVVILSGFGSIAAAIDAVRMGATNFLSKPADVDDILNAFVRGDQPQTHGLDGSEFPVPSLARAEWEHIHRVLSDCSGNISEAARRLGIHRRSLQRKLRKRAPDDPTSE, from the coding sequence ATGACCGAGCCAACGAGTTCCGCAAGTCTCGAATCCAATGCGGATCCCATCACGCGTGGGCTGGATGCCGAAGCCTTGGGGGCGTCGAGCATCATTGTTGTCGACGATACCTTTGTGCTTCGCGATCGACTGAGCCTGGCATTCCAGCAGCGTGGGTTTCGCGTCGAACAAGCGGGCGATTACGACGAAGCAATCGCTAGATTCAGTTCACGGCCAACCGATCTGGCGGTCATCGATTTGCGGATGCCCGGCCGCAGCGGTTTGGACCTGTTGATCTCGATCAAACGAATCCACCCCGAGACCAAAGTTGTGATCCTATCGGGATTTGGCAGCATCGCCGCGGCGATCGACGCCGTCCGCATGGGAGCGACCAATTTCCTTTCCAAACCGGCCGATGTCGATGACATTCTGAACGCCTTTGTCCGGGGCGATCAACCGCAAACCCACGGCTTGGATGGTTCGGAATTCCCGGTCCCCTCGCTGGCTCGTGCCGAATGGGAACACATCCATCGCGTTCTTTCGGATTGCAGCGGCAACATCTCCGAAGCGGCACGCCGCTTGGGGATCCACCGCCGATCGCTGCAACGCAAATTGCGAAAACGAGCCCCAGATGATCCGACCAGCGAGTGA
- a CDS encoding DNA-3-methyladenine glycosylase family protein → MTKQSETDLAIAHLRAADPIMSQMIDDVGEFKMRRQRDRFGMLVRSIVSQQISTGAARSIHARLVQLAGDEGLTAENLARFSAEDLRTAGISMQKAKYLLDLTDKVIGGELNLRPIGRFSDAQIIEQLTIVKGIGKWTAQMFLIFSLGRMDVFPHDDLGVRAAIRKRYGLEELPDVATSQSIAANWRPYASVASWYCWQSLEHDKRMQANGDH, encoded by the coding sequence ATGACAAAACAATCTGAGACCGATCTAGCGATCGCTCATTTGCGAGCCGCCGATCCCATCATGAGCCAGATGATCGATGATGTCGGTGAGTTTAAGATGCGCCGTCAGCGAGACCGATTCGGAATGCTGGTTCGATCGATCGTCTCGCAACAGATTTCAACCGGTGCGGCGCGGTCGATTCATGCCCGGTTGGTACAGCTTGCCGGCGACGAGGGGCTGACCGCCGAGAATTTGGCTCGCTTCTCCGCCGAAGACCTGCGAACGGCCGGGATCTCGATGCAGAAGGCAAAATACCTGTTGGATTTGACCGACAAGGTTATCGGTGGAGAATTGAATTTGCGACCGATCGGCCGGTTTTCGGACGCCCAGATCATCGAACAGTTAACGATTGTCAAAGGGATCGGAAAATGGACTGCGCAAATGTTCTTGATCTTCTCGCTCGGCCGAATGGACGTCTTTCCGCACGACGATCTGGGCGTTCGCGCTGCGATTCGGAAACGCTACGGTCTTGAGGAACTGCCCGACGTTGCGACCAGCCAGTCGATCGCGGCCAATTGGCGACCTTATGCATCGGTCGCCAGTTGGTACTGTTGGCAGTCGTTGGAGCACGACAAACGGATGCAGGCCAATGGGGATCATTAG
- a CDS encoding cell surface protein: MSEANQQAQAPTTAGAEASTSPASATSGSMHKYLDRALNVLDKFGLSKREDTPQEMIHLLESVKHVDEARVLAIAEVIQHMSTFNQLVRENVENIQVGNRYLEITQMFDSVREDSKMLIAQLDDGRIGFTEKWQNWWMKIRRGTPSDRFDQIIDVYRDVTADTKDQLSREEAIMDGYIDFRFALKEAEVLASELLDKHGPTLAAAQQSLAEAQSAIDDFQGEDEGSRSRLELARDEARQKFEEEDRTFQLLKDITENLSIGYDVGETLITKLKQTHDVKDRVFRRSVTFFTTNEHVFTILGTVYTSQQGLHEVTQATEAMKEGVNKGLEDVADLGRELERAALRAGYGSTVDPESVQKLVDAISDFQIESLTMITELRKESEESTRQIRAVVEKGKKRFQETVARHAQEKEAQKL; the protein is encoded by the coding sequence ATGAGCGAAGCAAACCAACAAGCCCAGGCACCCACGACGGCCGGTGCGGAAGCGTCCACCAGTCCTGCGTCGGCGACCAGCGGATCGATGCATAAATATCTCGATCGAGCGTTGAACGTGCTCGACAAATTTGGATTGTCGAAACGGGAAGATACGCCGCAAGAGATGATCCATTTGTTGGAGAGCGTCAAACATGTCGACGAAGCCCGCGTGTTGGCGATCGCCGAAGTGATCCAACACATGAGCACGTTCAACCAATTGGTTCGCGAGAACGTCGAAAACATCCAGGTCGGCAATCGCTATCTGGAGATCACGCAGATGTTCGATTCGGTCCGCGAGGACAGCAAGATGTTGATCGCCCAATTGGACGATGGGCGGATAGGATTCACTGAAAAGTGGCAGAACTGGTGGATGAAGATCCGTCGTGGAACCCCTTCGGATCGGTTCGATCAAATCATCGATGTCTACCGGGATGTAACGGCCGACACGAAGGACCAATTGAGCCGCGAAGAAGCGATCATGGATGGCTACATCGATTTTCGCTTTGCCCTGAAGGAAGCGGAGGTGTTGGCTAGCGAACTGTTGGACAAACATGGTCCCACGTTAGCCGCGGCGCAACAGAGCCTGGCCGAAGCGCAATCGGCGATCGATGATTTCCAAGGAGAGGACGAAGGGTCGCGCTCGCGGCTTGAATTGGCTCGCGACGAAGCGCGGCAGAAGTTCGAGGAAGAGGATCGGACGTTCCAATTGCTGAAAGACATTACCGAGAACCTATCGATCGGTTACGACGTCGGCGAGACATTGATCACGAAACTGAAACAGACACACGACGTCAAAGACCGTGTCTTCCGGCGTTCGGTCACCTTCTTCACGACCAACGAACACGTCTTCACGATCTTGGGAACCGTCTACACGTCGCAACAGGGACTGCACGAAGTCACACAGGCGACCGAGGCGATGAAAGAAGGAGTCAACAAGGGGCTCGAAGATGTCGCGGATCTTGGCCGTGAACTCGAACGCGCCGCGCTGCGTGCCGGTTACGGTTCGACTGTCGACCCCGAATCGGTTCAGAAACTTGTCGATGCGATCAGCGACTTCCAAATCGAATCGCTGACGATGATCACCGAACTGCGGAAAGAGAGCGAAGAGAGTACGCGACAGATTCGCGCGGTTGTCGAGAAGGGGAAGAAGCGTTTCCAGGAAACGGTCGCCCGACACGCTCAAGAGAAAGAAGCCCAGAAGCTGTAA
- a CDS encoding 23S rRNA (pseudouridine(1915)-N(3))-methyltransferase RlmH, with protein MKIKLVWIGRSKDKNFADLIDQYRKRLSHYCSLEIAEIKELKPGRLSAGELMKKEADLLLRQVADQDLMVLMDERGRQLTSIELSEWVQAKMNIATPRMTLVIGGAWGVDPKVNQRADWVWSLSKLTLTHDMARIFLIEQIYRAFTILRGEKYHNE; from the coding sequence TTGAAAATCAAGCTCGTTTGGATCGGTCGCTCCAAAGACAAGAACTTTGCCGACTTGATCGATCAGTATCGCAAGCGTTTATCGCACTACTGTTCGCTGGAGATCGCCGAGATCAAAGAACTCAAACCCGGCCGCTTGTCGGCTGGTGAGCTGATGAAGAAGGAGGCGGATCTGCTGCTGCGTCAGGTTGCCGACCAAGATCTAATGGTCCTGATGGACGAGCGCGGACGTCAACTGACGTCGATCGAACTGTCCGAGTGGGTGCAGGCGAAGATGAATATCGCCACACCGCGGATGACGCTGGTGATCGGAGGGGCGTGGGGCGTTGATCCAAAAGTGAACCAACGGGCCGACTGGGTTTGGTCGCTGTCAAAGCTGACATTGACTCACGACATGGCTCGCATTTTTCTGATCGAACAGATCTATCGCGCGTTCACGATACTGCGAGGCGAGAAGTACCACAACGAGTAG
- a CDS encoding sensor histidine kinase: MPFAALTRLFHPSVMLRSPLGTSTWLLQLRWFAVVGQLVTITAVARFFPIELPLEPLFALIGFTAASNLAYTIWLGTREPTEPQATDDALYRTEVASLLMTLDLLTLAAMLYFSGGVDNPFVFFFFVNLAVAGVVLRPVWAWILTSMSIASFALLTYYRTPIELLSIDSHAAGYRIREHGMLIAFSTCAAVVTYFVSRIAEELTVRQTQLRTALQQQSRSQRLEALTTLAAGAAHELASPLSTIAVVVHEMQRHAADADVPAAVRQDLSLIESEVNHCKAILSRMRNAAGDQAAEHWDRITLVDLVDAILEGVRDPHRVEVSDDVDSFENYTLWIPMEAVAQAIRNLIGNALDASPAEASVAMEVSAEEEHFILEVIDSGEGMPDEVAQRAVEPFFTTKQPGSGMGLGLFLTRNVITRLGGTLEFDTQIGRGTRAIVRLPRRQQINPEIHGDDASQITHNGLE; encoded by the coding sequence ATGCCGTTCGCCGCCCTCACCCGGCTGTTTCATCCTAGCGTGATGCTTCGGTCTCCGCTGGGGACATCGACCTGGCTGTTGCAGCTGAGATGGTTTGCTGTCGTGGGCCAATTGGTCACGATCACTGCCGTCGCCCGATTTTTCCCGATCGAATTGCCGCTGGAGCCGTTGTTCGCGCTGATCGGCTTCACCGCCGCGTCGAACTTGGCCTACACGATCTGGCTGGGAACGCGCGAACCGACCGAACCGCAAGCGACCGACGATGCGCTCTATCGCACCGAAGTCGCCTCGCTGTTGATGACGCTGGATCTGTTGACCTTGGCGGCGATGCTCTACTTCTCCGGCGGCGTCGACAATCCCTTTGTCTTCTTCTTTTTTGTCAATCTTGCCGTCGCTGGCGTCGTCTTGCGGCCCGTCTGGGCGTGGATCTTGACCAGCATGTCGATCGCCAGCTTTGCCCTGTTGACCTATTACCGAACGCCGATCGAATTGCTTTCGATCGATTCGCACGCGGCCGGATATCGGATCCGCGAGCATGGAATGTTGATAGCGTTTTCGACCTGCGCTGCGGTCGTGACCTATTTTGTCTCTCGGATCGCCGAAGAACTGACCGTTCGCCAAACGCAACTGCGGACCGCGCTGCAACAACAATCGCGCAGCCAACGCTTGGAAGCGCTGACGACGCTCGCCGCCGGCGCCGCCCACGAACTCGCCTCACCACTTTCAACGATCGCCGTGGTCGTTCACGAAATGCAGCGGCACGCGGCCGATGCAGATGTTCCCGCGGCGGTCCGCCAGGATCTCAGCCTGATCGAATCGGAAGTCAATCACTGCAAGGCGATCCTGTCGCGGATGCGAAACGCTGCCGGCGATCAAGCGGCAGAGCATTGGGATCGGATCACGCTGGTCGATCTGGTCGATGCGATTCTCGAAGGCGTTCGCGATCCGCACCGTGTGGAGGTCTCCGACGACGTCGACAGCTTCGAAAACTACACGCTCTGGATTCCGATGGAAGCTGTCGCCCAAGCGATTCGGAATTTGATCGGCAACGCGTTGGATGCCAGCCCTGCAGAAGCCTCCGTTGCGATGGAAGTCAGCGCCGAGGAGGAGCACTTCATTTTGGAGGTGATCGATTCGGGAGAAGGGATGCCGGACGAAGTCGCCCAACGCGCCGTCGAACCTTTCTTCACGACGAAGCAACCGGGCAGCGGAATGGGGTTGGGGTTGTTCCTGACTCGCAACGTGATCACGCGACTGGGCGGCACCTTGGAATTCGACACCCAGATCGGCCGCGGTACCCGCGCAATCGTTCGTCTGCCTCGCCGCCAGCAGATCAACCCCGAAATCCATGGCGACGACGCATCGCAAATAACGCACAATGGTTTAGAATAG
- the csrA gene encoding carbon storage regulator CsrA codes for MLVLSRHRDESIMIGDDVVVTIVDIRGDKVRLGIDAPQSIPVHRQEVYDAIQRENQRASQLGTDATKSVRGQE; via the coding sequence ATGCTTGTTCTATCACGCCACCGCGACGAAAGCATCATGATCGGAGATGACGTTGTGGTCACTATCGTCGACATCCGTGGTGATAAAGTACGGTTGGGGATCGATGCCCCACAAAGCATCCCGGTGCATCGCCAAGAGGTGTACGATGCGATCCAACGCGAGAATCAACGCGCATCGCAATTGGGAACCGACGCAACGAAATCGGTACGCGGGCAAGAGTAG
- a CDS encoding HvfC/BufC N-terminal domain-containing protein: protein MESQSRGLQSVQQWMQAVITHPEGVQSGSRSETARDALGEAAEASLEDLILPSQRLDSQQRIEVYANAYYARLLECLSEEFPALVQLLGEETFNAFAVEYLQFFPSQSYTLADLGANFHHFLSQYRDAAQEDTDADSQERSWSDLMIDLAQLERTYSEVFSGPGIERMDTLLGDALATVPPQSMGRICLTPAPCLRLLQLDCAAHEYAIAVRKQADLEGAFPQVRPTYLAITRIRYVVRTIELEPGEFQILQQLCEGISLETAIANVAVLDALDDTVLAQQLLAWFQKWATDQMFVDFRVASC from the coding sequence ATGGAATCCCAGTCACGCGGATTGCAGAGCGTTCAGCAATGGATGCAGGCGGTGATCACGCATCCCGAGGGGGTGCAGAGCGGTTCGCGGTCGGAGACGGCCCGAGACGCTTTGGGAGAAGCCGCCGAGGCGAGCTTGGAAGACTTGATCCTGCCATCGCAAAGACTCGACAGCCAGCAGCGAATCGAAGTCTACGCCAACGCGTATTATGCGCGACTGTTGGAGTGTTTAAGCGAAGAGTTTCCCGCTTTGGTGCAACTGTTGGGCGAGGAGACGTTCAACGCGTTTGCTGTCGAGTATCTGCAGTTCTTTCCGTCGCAGAGCTACACACTGGCCGATCTTGGTGCCAACTTTCATCACTTCCTCAGCCAGTATCGCGACGCCGCTCAGGAGGATACAGACGCCGATTCGCAGGAACGGTCGTGGAGCGACTTGATGATCGATCTTGCCCAGCTGGAGCGAACCTACAGCGAGGTTTTCAGCGGACCAGGGATCGAACGGATGGACACTCTTCTCGGTGATGCGTTGGCGACGGTCCCGCCGCAGTCGATGGGGCGGATCTGCTTGACGCCGGCTCCATGCCTGCGGCTGTTGCAACTGGACTGTGCGGCGCATGAATATGCGATTGCCGTTCGCAAACAGGCTGATCTCGAAGGCGCGTTTCCGCAGGTACGACCGACCTACCTCGCGATCACGCGGATCCGTTACGTCGTCCGCACGATCGAGCTGGAGCCTGGCGAGTTTCAAATCCTGCAGCAGCTGTGCGAGGGCATTTCGTTGGAAACGGCGATCGCAAATGTCGCGGTGTTGGACGCTCTGGACGATACTGTGCTGGCACAACAGCTGCTAGCGTGGTTCCAGAAGTGGGCGACCGACCAGATGTTTGTCGACTTTCGCGTCGCCTCATGCTAA
- a CDS encoding alpha-ketoglutarate-dependent dioxygenase AlkB family protein — protein sequence MDVLDFLELDDGGLLHFQPNFLPAEVSDRCFEQLRDQVDWHQKPALFGHMQPRLSASFGDVGVTYRYSGTVNIALPWIAPLLEIKQRIESVFGSYNFCLLNRYRSGADSMGMHADDEPGMGNVIGSVSLGASRSFRIRHNRTKETRTFPAGNGTLIIMAGTMQQFCKHDVPKTKADVGERINLTFRQIAMETN from the coding sequence GTGGATGTGTTGGACTTCTTGGAACTAGATGATGGCGGGCTGCTGCATTTCCAGCCCAACTTTCTGCCGGCCGAAGTTTCAGATCGCTGCTTTGAACAGCTCCGCGACCAAGTCGATTGGCATCAGAAGCCGGCGCTCTTCGGTCACATGCAACCGCGGCTGTCGGCATCTTTTGGAGACGTCGGTGTCACGTACCGCTATTCGGGGACGGTCAACATCGCATTGCCCTGGATCGCGCCGCTGTTGGAGATCAAGCAGCGGATCGAATCGGTTTTCGGCAGCTACAATTTCTGTCTGCTGAATCGCTATCGTTCGGGGGCCGACAGCATGGGGATGCATGCCGACGACGAACCGGGAATGGGAAACGTGATCGGATCGGTTTCGCTGGGGGCGTCGCGATCGTTTCGGATCCGGCACAACAGGACAAAAGAAACGAGAACTTTCCCGGCGGGAAATGGTACGCTGATCATCATGGCGGGAACGATGCAGCAGTTCTGCAAACATGATGTCCCGAAGACAAAAGCCGATGTCGGCGAACGGATCAATCTGACGTTTCGCCAAATTGCCATGGAGACAAACTGA
- a CDS encoding dockerin type I domain-containing protein — MRRQRRRARILALGFESLDSRRVLASITGVVFADDDLSGLQDNGESGLPNRIVYIDQNHDNRLNGAEPYQLTDGSGSFAFEDLPADAYSLRMFDGTGTQKITAPESGVHSIFLTADASVGQIDFGVQISGENEAPISDPVHYATKQGLSFVLPFPNGLVYKHGADTPNQTFVALQTSESENSLVEISLAGGLHYIPADDFVGQDTATYVLHDGRDASDPITLTVDVVDKDAPLQTVVFDGDPLPENSPAGTVIGKLSVLAPSLQGNIVFAPLTHHVQINDNLLILADPALVNFEVAPEVRVLVQVLDLDLGEEVSQVEIVIPVSDADDPIRFLGGPEYGDTDEHATGTSFGIVYVEDEDVGEQHTIEVEDSRFEIVNGMLKLRDDEALTYPDDDGLVVNYTVDDPAPGGTQHTNQITITVFNLNDPPTALNVSGGLREKIYGATVGPVTVIDPDPHDTYHYTISDPRFEIVAGVLKLRDDQTVDYAGPSSSITMNITATENSDANYSVESEVTIPILENASPWQNLPESLDVNNDNVITPQDVLIILNSLNEGGPRPLNSPFDGEYYLDVNGDGLLTPLDALIVVNELNTISNLKSIPGGGFPPIGESESTEDAPPSPEGESIAEAAQTESAANQDHFAAPSIAQPLMVADADQEPFDEDEDWLETDLEDLFV, encoded by the coding sequence TTGCGTCGACAACGACGCCGGGCACGAATTTTGGCGTTAGGCTTTGAGAGCTTGGACTCGCGGCGGGTACTCGCGTCGATCACCGGGGTTGTCTTTGCCGACGACGACCTTTCCGGTCTCCAGGACAACGGCGAATCGGGACTGCCAAACCGGATCGTCTACATCGATCAAAACCATGACAATCGCTTGAACGGTGCCGAACCGTACCAGTTGACCGATGGATCGGGATCGTTTGCGTTCGAAGATCTTCCCGCCGACGCATATTCGCTGCGAATGTTCGATGGCACCGGCACCCAAAAAATCACCGCCCCCGAATCGGGCGTTCATTCGATCTTCCTGACCGCCGACGCCAGCGTGGGGCAAATCGATTTTGGCGTCCAGATATCGGGCGAAAACGAGGCACCCATCTCCGATCCAGTCCATTACGCGACCAAACAAGGGCTCTCCTTTGTGCTGCCGTTTCCCAACGGTTTGGTTTACAAGCATGGTGCCGATACCCCCAATCAGACATTTGTCGCATTGCAAACGTCCGAATCGGAAAACAGTTTGGTCGAGATCAGTCTCGCGGGGGGACTGCACTACATCCCGGCCGATGATTTCGTCGGCCAGGACACCGCGACGTATGTGCTGCACGACGGACGCGATGCCTCTGATCCGATCACGTTGACGGTCGATGTGGTCGACAAAGACGCTCCGCTACAAACCGTAGTCTTCGATGGCGATCCGCTGCCCGAGAATTCACCCGCAGGAACGGTGATCGGGAAATTGTCGGTCCTCGCCCCCAGCCTGCAAGGAAACATTGTTTTTGCACCGCTAACCCACCATGTGCAAATCAACGACAACCTGTTGATCCTAGCCGATCCCGCCTTGGTGAACTTTGAAGTCGCTCCCGAGGTGAGAGTCCTCGTCCAAGTGCTCGACCTCGATCTTGGCGAGGAGGTTTCCCAAGTCGAAATCGTGATCCCCGTCTCCGACGCCGATGATCCCATCCGGTTTTTGGGTGGCCCCGAATACGGCGACACCGACGAACATGCGACCGGAACCTCGTTCGGAATCGTTTACGTCGAGGATGAAGACGTTGGCGAACAACATACGATCGAGGTCGAAGACAGTCGCTTTGAAATCGTTAACGGGATGCTGAAACTTCGCGACGACGAAGCGTTGACTTATCCCGACGACGATGGTTTGGTCGTAAACTATACGGTCGACGATCCCGCCCCAGGTGGGACCCAACATACCAACCAGATCACGATCACTGTCTTCAACCTCAACGACCCGCCTACCGCATTGAACGTTAGTGGCGGGCTGCGGGAGAAGATCTATGGTGCCACCGTCGGCCCGGTGACCGTGATCGATCCCGATCCGCACGATACTTACCATTACACGATCAGCGATCCACGATTTGAAATTGTCGCCGGTGTCTTGAAGCTTCGCGACGATCAGACCGTCGACTACGCCGGGCCCTCGTCGTCGATCACGATGAATATCACCGCGACAGAAAATTCGGATGCGAATTATTCGGTGGAATCCGAGGTCACGATCCCGATCCTTGAAAACGCGTCGCCGTGGCAGAACCTTCCCGAGAGTCTCGATGTCAACAACGACAACGTGATCACTCCGCAAGATGTCCTGATCATCCTCAATTCGCTTAACGAAGGTGGCCCACGACCGCTGAATTCCCCCTTCGACGGCGAATACTATCTCGACGTCAACGGCGACGGTCTGCTGACCCCACTGGACGCTTTGATCGTCGTCAACGAACTCAATACGATCAGCAATCTGAAGTCGATCCCAGGTGGCGGTTTCCCGCCGATCGGCGAATCGGAATCGACCGAGGATGCACCGCCGTCACCGGAAGGTGAATCGATTGCCGAGGCCGCGCAAACCGAATCGGCTGCGAATCAAGATCACTTCGCCGCGCCATCGATCGCTCAACCGTTGATGGTCGCCGACGCGGATCAAGAGCCGTTCGACGAGGACGAGGATTGGTTGGAGACCGACCTGGAAGACTTGTTCGTCTAA